GATGGTGCTCGAAGCCATGGCATTGCCCCAACCCCAACTGTTGTCGCATGGGACAGGGGAGAGAGTCGAGAGACGAAGCGgtttataaggaagaagaaagagggaGGTGAAAAGAAATCATTAAAAGTGAGTTAATAACACAATTGATTATTTATGGCAGAGGAGGCTTGGTAACGGAGAATGCATGAAGAGGAAACGGAGAAGACGAAGTTGACGGATAGAGTATATCGATGATTCTTATGGTCTGAAGTGGGCTTGAGGTAGGCGTAACCATATCCGTATATATGCAGAAGGCCTGCAACATGACAACGAAACATGGGCCGTAATCTGAAGTGGGTTTCAACATGACTTAAGCTATCCTGACGTGGTAGAACGGAGAACCCCTATTGGACGATTTTAATAGATGATGTGGACACCTTCTCTATTGAGTATATTTGGCTTTTATTATTGTTAGATGGTGTTCTAATCCACTGATcctaatggttttttttttggacaaaggCATAATGGTTTTTGTATCGTCATTTTGTCGCTACACGAATCCCAACTCGAAATTAACATAGCATGCGAATCACACAAATAAATTCACAAAATGTAAGCTACAATCAttgataaaatatacaaaatcacaTTCGAGatacaattttaataaattcGTTTCGAAGTTTGAAACTTACTTATGCTGGTTATTAGAATGCCATAACCGAAAATAGTTCCTGATATTCGGTTTGGTTCTACTAACTAAACCGAGAAGTTATTTCCTTACTAGATACTAATAAGTACCGAAAATAACAAACCAAGATGCCCTGTCGACCTCTATTCTCCAGTGACCCGGGGCATCCAGTGCGGCAATGTTGTATTCGTCGGTCGAATTATTAGGGTTCCACCATCTGCTTCTCCAACTTCATTCCTATGCGAGATGTTCCTACAAGTGACatgatattaattaatttcCATATTATTAATCAATATCAACACATTGCAATGGTAATTTCATATACGTGTAGCCaagtgaaattaaaaaaattatagtaccCAAGAGGTAAAGGAGGATTGGGAGATATTGGTCCGGGCAACGGGTGCGGTGGCTCACATGGTGGCGTTTCCAATGAGGCTAACCCTTGGCTGAGGTTTTGAGTCTCAATGTCTTCTCTTTGATCAACCTGCCAAGCTCAATACTTGTTATAGTCAATACTTTtcgttttgtatttttttagcaTTCCAACATAAAtttggtatatgtagagatttagACTAAAATCTAGCTTGACCACTGAACCTTTAAACTTCACATCAGATAGAATCAAAACCACTTATATATGTATAGTAAAAATTATGACATCCGTTTCACCTTCTTTGTTAGCTGTTTCTTCAGTTCTTTGAGTTCCTTCTCCTATGCCAGCAAAAGATCGCACagagttatatatattaaattcgtTGGAGCTCAAGTGCTCTAGATCTTAAATCTGGATTTTTGTTTCTCATATATAGTCCAAGCATTTTGATTTGTACAAACCAAATAGCCAAGAAAATACCGGCAGGTACTCAAAGACGGTTGCTTGGTACAAACAGATAACATAGACTTATTTTCTGTAAACCAGTCTATTACCTTTTTCTGGAGCTGCGTTATGGACTCTACCATGAGCTGGTTCTGTGCTCCCAAACCAAAACAAAGCTACATAATTAGATATTGTATATCTATATTTATGTGTAAATAAATGCATACACATGTATACTGAACATTATTAGACGCACTTTTGTACAAATGATCCATGCATACAAGATGAAAGATAATGCTTTTATGGATATAGATAAATCACCTTTCTTGAGCGAATTCTCTTGAGGGAAGTATCAAGTTGCACTTCCAGACCCTGGAGCTCTCTGATACTTAGAGCATCAACCTCTTCTCCTTTCAAGTGCCTTGTTATGTGAAGTAAACAAATTAATCAATGAAGAtgcattttattatattgtataataTTAGAAACATGTGTTGACTTAAACTTGAAGTTAACATAAAGTTGTTCTAATGAGTTTAGTAAATTATCCTATTGTGTTtactaatgagtttaggaaattAGGTTaactatataaagagatgttaTGATGTGATAAAGCTTGAGAGTTGTGAGCTTTAGTTTTGTGATAAGTTTTTCTAAAGGAATAAGAAATTTGAGTTTGAGTTCTTGAGTTTTTGATCGTTGAGTTACGGTCATATTATTTGGTTTCAATAATTGGTATCAAAATTAGGTTGAAATCAAATACGggtgagaagaagagaagatcaaCAAGTGTAATTTGGTTTCAATAACATGTGTAATTTATATATGGATGAACCTgagctaaatatttttttaaaaattccaaCCTTAAGCTTCTTTGCATAGCATCAATCATCCTCAAGAGCTTCGAACATTCTGTTGAGCACTCACcctacgaaaaaaaaaaattagacaaacAATAGTTAGCAAAATTTGgaacaaacaaaaatgtaatatatatttgtgtgCTTAAACCTGTGAATCCAAACTTGGTGTAGGAATATTTTGACCGGCGAATGAACATCTCTCATATCGATCAAGAATGCTTTCCATGCTAACATCGTTTAATTAAACTTGAATGAATACTTGATGTACATACTATCATCATACATCATACTGAACATgatgaataattatttttttactttagtgTGTATATATAGACATTTCTAGATCATATGCATCACACATATAATGGTTAGTGCTATATATTGAGAACATTCATATCTACATTTCATACATTCTAAATACTATATATGTATGGATTTAGAACATGATATTTATATTCGTCGAAGCGCAAGAGAGAACATGACCTTCAGTAAAGGGTTTCTCACAAACCTACTGTGGGTAAAGACTCAAATCCTAGGCATAAGTGACTATATATGTAGCCTACACGCAGAGTTTAATCAAAGTGAAATCAAACGAGTTAGTATGTCCTTCCTTATACTCAATACAACTGTACCACACACGGGATTTTATCACTATTTTACAGTATTCCTTAgactaaaacaataattaaatcaaacttcaaaaaaaatcttacaacaTTTTTGCAAGAATACTTATTCTTGGACATACTACTTAATTCTCAGAAGCTATAAAAGTAACATCATCTGGgtgtatatattttcatgtgAAGATCGAGGTTAATCCTAGGTTGAACCAGGAAAAAGACAAAGCAAGGCACAAAGCTCCATGGCAAAGGCTTGTCATGCTTCCAACAACATTTCACTGTATATCGTAAAGGTTATCAACACAGTACCACGTAATGAAATCTACTTTCATGTTTACTATTAGTACACTCATGACTGAAAGCATACGCTATTTATAGTAGATTTGGTTTCTCTATTTAGTAATTTTGTGTACATTTAGATACTTTCAGTATGAAATCCATCCCAATTGcaccaaattttatataatatgttctTCCTATATTTAGTAGGATTACTTCTTTTACTGGCAGTTCATTTACACTAATGAATGATAGCGTGTATCAAAAGATGAGATCTATTATAGTAATTTACATGAACCTAGGACATTGCGAAAATTTGCAAGGTGTCATCATAATATGTCTCttcgtattttattttattttattttatttttagtgttCTGCTTGGACAATTACCCTTCTAATTTGAGCTTAGCTGGATTATGTCAGATCGCCAGATTGATTCAAAAAAGGACTTGCAATTTAAAATTTCTGTTCATTTTTTATACTGAATAGTCAGATAAAATAAGataacaaatttaataaaataaacttcaATCTAACGCAGAAAACCAAAAACTTCAATAAAACGCAGAAAATCCAGTAAGAAAACTTCGATCTAACATGATTGTATCTTTAATTAAACATTAGATCTTCTCATTGCTCCAAACCCTACAGGtgtgaactaaaaaaaaaccatttgtagattttaaatcaaatttgcTCTTCAGCCTTATTTTTTCCCTATAAAATCTCATTTTCCATAAGGttgaagaataaaaaaacacacacGTGAATTAATAGAAGTAAACTTATTTATGTTTACAGTTATCAAATTCTCCACCATATGTTTCTGGATATTCATATAATCAAAGGAACTGCATGTTCTCAAACTTATGGTTtaatcacaaaagaaaaaactatcTACTCACTTCTGTtcattgatttatatatataggatatatatttcACTTTTTATGTTCTCCCTAACTTAGAGATGCAAAAACTAATTAAGCAGATAAGCAAATATGTGCATTAGTGTCTCTCACACACGTACATATCTATAAACTCATCTATTTAATCAAGTTATCTCAGCCAAAGTTCATATCAATCTCCACTAGCTAGAACCTACCACTTGCCTCAGTCTGTGAAAACATGAAATATAAGCTGATATATGTGTAgataaaaaagaatattatatgCGGTCTTAAAAAAGTAAGCAGATGGTAAAATAAGGTTCGAAGTAAACTAATTTGTCTAGGAAGAAATTCAAACCTGGAACCAGCAGAGTACTCAAACAGCTTGCCTTTTGGAGAGAAGACAATCAAAGCAACATCAGCATCACATAACACTGAGATCTCCTGAACTTTCTTCACCAAACCCGTTCTTCGCTTTGAAAATGTCACTTGTCTCCTTATCTTGTTCTCGATCCGCCGTAACTGAACCCTTCCCCTTCCCATttcttcaaaaatttcctcaagaaaacaaataaagttaaaaagaaGACCTTGTAATCTTGACCAGCAAAAGAAATACGAAGGCCAAAAACCCTAGATTCTCTCTTATAAAGAAGAAAAGtagagtaagaaaaaaaaatacgcAAGGAGTTTATGtaagtttatttttgtgtgaACTTACTCTGCATAAATATGCTATATACACAAAGGCATctgaaggaaaaaaagaagagaaagtatCAACTGATACAATTAGGGAAAGTGGAAGCACAAAAATTGTCTATATGTGTCCGAAATAGTCTTCACTATTATTATTAGTTAATGGAGTAATTCTTTAACTAACATTGCTGGTTTTAATTGTACGGAGATTGGCCAGTTCTAATTCAATATAAAACCTGTAATTATCAAGATCAAAGTTCTATCAACAAATGCTGTCAATCCATTGGATCTTTTGACCATATggtataaaatatatgaatagataagaagatgaaaattaaaatattaataaataacttGACCTATCACAATGTTAACCTCCACATGACAACAAATCATTTGCATTAACGACAAAATTTACATCCCTTAAatggaataaaaagaaaagatttatACATATATGAGAAGATCAACTAAtaccttataattttttttgttcagaatGGTttacgttatatatatattgatcaaAGGGTTCAcgtaatatttaaacatttatatttcataACAGAATATAGAAGTTTGTGAATGACTAAGAAAATCTCCAACCAcctctatatttatttttatatctttttaaaaataaaaaaattataaaattgaattttctctaatatataaatctataaaagatttttttgagaaaatattgaGAAATTCTATTATCATCCCTAGATATAGAGGAAAAGTAGCATTGCTCTATATTTTCCCCTAAAAATATAGGAAATCTATTATAAAAGCATATATTAGAGAAAAATTactgtaataattttttttattttaggatTTATAAAGATGTACATTAGAAATGTTCTAAGAGCATTGTCTTTTAGTTGCACAACTGCACCTCTTTAAAATAGGATAGCATCAATTTGTAGTGAATTAAATGCAAGAAACATATCcaaattaaatctaaaataaaaatcaaagacCAATTTGGTAGATCATTTATAATAAAGAAAATCGCAGGTTTGATTCTTTTGGGACATGTCTATTCTTCTAATGAGAATTAATTTAATATGGTTTGGATGTCGTCGTATAGAGAAGTACATACTTTTGGATCAAAAAATTTCctagtcatttaaaaaaaaagataaaaaatttctataacGATGCAATATAGTAATATACTTAACCACACCAATAAATAAGCTAGCATATATAGGACAGTTGCATGTATACAGTTGACAGATCTGAAAATGCATGTAGAAGCCTAAAATGGTAAAACCTAGAAGAATTATGTGAAGTAATAAGTCTAAGACTATCTAGTTACTATTATTAACGAAaaataataacctgactagttCTTTTTTCCCCTAAATTTAGTAGATATTTATTGACTTTAAGCAAATgttattattaacaaaaaaaaaaactcagcaTAACTAGTTCATGTTACAATAGATCATCACCTATACAGGTTTTCTCCAATGCAAcactaaactctattttattatGATTTTCAGATTAAAAATTTTCCAAACCAACATTAAAGGTCACACTATTTTAATGGAACATTATAATATTATACCAAATTTATTGTTATACTATTCATAATATTAAACactatttacttattttaataaaatatataattaaataaatgaaaataataaaataaatacatatgaaATAGTAAATTAAGTATTTagataaaaatgttatatatattggaataacttatttttatattattatatatttaaacagtaaataatttattttaaaatgttaatattgTAATGTGTTTTatgtaatataattatatagtaaTAGTTATGTATATTTCTAacattaaataattacaaaaattgtaatttaataatataatagtataaaataGTGTTTAGTATAAAGTTTGGTTGCGGTTGGAGGATAATATTTCAACATTGAAACTACACTAAAATAGTATGATTTCGGGTTCTTCCATAGGTCTGAATACTCGCAGATtaatcttttataaataaataatgtgaTATTGACACTATTTTGTGTTGGAAATATCCTGAGTGAATTAGGtagatatatgtaaatatttgaaGGTAAAACTAAGAAAATATCAACTATGTAACTATTTATTGGGTTATTGGTAGAAGTTTACTTTATGAATGGTTTAAATAAtgggtacaaataaaaatttaaactataacctaatttaataaattaaatacattttaaaatattttgtgtgttacattatataataaaatgttttagaattttattatctttcaaaatataaaatattttcatatttaatacaaatttgaaGTATATATGATGTGTTATTAGTGATTATATTATACCAAATTGGGCTTATGTTATAATCAGGGGCGGACACATGTACGGCAGTACAGGGTCATGTGTCCCGtactatttttatgttttctttggtaatttaaattaatttatcaattaTAATTAGTTTAGTGAAGAAACTGTAAAATGCCCcgtcaaaaatatgtttttttgtagtttCTAATATAGTGTCCTCGGTTAATAATCTTTCTAATATCAGTTATAATCGTCGATTGACTGTCGCATTGAAGGCAAACTATGGTCATTGACATACCAAATGTATATTAAGGCACGTACTTTTATATAGATGTACGTATACGAATGCATGGCACACTATTTATACATGTACCTGTACACAACCCCTTACGAGTACATATGTTgtgcaaatatatatataaatgcgATCGCCTAtgtctatgtatatatattctgaACGTTTGGTCCATTCCAAATTAATAATATGTTAGTTTGGGTTAATGCGATTTAGTACTAGATTAGTAATAAAAACTTGAGCGCGATAGACCTTTCATGGGTCACATTCAATTGTGGTCCATTGCACTaaagtataataatatttactcactttttttcttttgaaaatacatatattaagcTATAAATGTGTACCATTACCAATTGCCGAAAGATGGTGTACTATTACCAACTTATATATCAAAGATTATGGGGACCATGATGCATGAATTAGGCTTCCAAATTGTACTAAACCCTAATATTCAAATCTCACGCTGAGCTATCAAAGGTTGGGGACCATCCGATTTCGCGGTCCGAGTAGTAAAcaattttaaagataatttattttttgtcagaCAAAGAAAAGTAGAAAATGTTCTATCATAAAATACGAAATAGATGTGTTTTCATTAGTGGGATTATAAGACATGGTTACTAGGATGATGGATGACATGCTCCTTGGGAACAACtagtgtatatataatatacatatatatttgaagaATCAAGTAGATGTGGTACCACAAATGTAGGCCAAAGGGGAACTCTTACACGATGTTGCGATTTCGAAGACAAGTAGTTTGTATATTGCAATTGACCCTTTGATGAGATTTAGGGACATAGCTTTTTTTTATTCCCAATGTTCTTTAGGTTTTACATATAAGTTCTTTTTATGATAAGTTATATGAATCTACAACTTAAAATAAATCGACACATATGGAATAGATCAGTTAATGTGccctaaattttatttttgttatggaGTTCCTAACATTTTCGAAAAGCAAAACCGTCCCTaccacaaatataaaaatctctACTCTACTCTCACTAATCTACATATATTTGTAAATGAGAGTTTAAATTAGCTATAAAGATCCAAGAACGAGTTGTATTGTGCAATCTGAACCATAGTCCCACAACGTTGACTGATAACAACAAAATTTTGAGATTAATCTGATTTTTAATCTTATTATATGAAATAATATTTGGATAAGAACCCAGCCATGtatgtaagaaaataaataggAAACGTACCAGGATTGAAAATATGAACTCAAACTCGTCAAATTAAAAGTGTTGAGAAAATATGAAACtgaacttgaaaaaaaaatagaaagtaaTATTCAATTGAAATCAATAAATGTATTTAAGGTTTGTTCAGTAATTATgtgataaaataaattacaatttttaaattcatatttaagtttttttaacttttaatttttatttattaaacaaaactgATTGTCTCCTAGTACATGGAGATTTACATTTACACCAGTAAAAATCTTTGAAATAACTACGGCATTTCCACGAAAAATTCGTAGCTAAATTTAAAAAGCTATGTTTTTACCTATTCATCCACAATAACAGAAAACCATGTTGAAACATAACTAAAATACACATGATCTGGCTAGGACATAAAACGTAGCTACATTAGCCACAATTTAGCCACAAAATTGTCACGTTAATTATGTGGCTACAATTTGGCAGCCACGTTTTTGCTACATAATTTTAATGGctatattagtttttatatactTTCAACCCCAaacttaaaacttaaaacatataTCCCTAATACTAAAACCAGTctctaaatttaatattttaacaaaattaacaaaattattatttctttaaactTCATTCTAAATCTAAATGCTAAACTACATACCTCAAATCCTATATCCTAAA
This genomic interval from Brassica napus cultivar Da-Ae chromosome A6, Da-Ae, whole genome shotgun sequence contains the following:
- the LOC106352326 gene encoding truncated transcription factor CAULIFLOWER A-like — its product is MGRGRVQLRRIENKIRRQVTFSKRRTGLVKKVQEISVLCDADVALIVFSPKGKLFEYSAGSSMESILDRYERCSFAGQNIPTPSLDSQGECSTECSKLLRMIDAMQRSLRHLKGEEVDALSIRELQGLEVQLDTSLKRIRSRKNQLMVESITQLQKKEKELKELKKQLTKKVDQREDIETQNLSQGLASLETPPCEPPHPLPGPISPNPPLPLGNISHRNEVGEADGGTLIIRPTNTTLPHWMPRVTGE